The segment AAATGCCCTATATCTAGAACATTATTATGGGTCCCAACACACAGAGATACTAGATATGGCTTTACATGTATATAAAAATGATATCATATATGTAATATACTCTAGGCATGTGTTATATAATAGATGTTATACAGTTATGTTCCAGTATAATTTATACACCATATATATATGCTCTGTTTATTATATATGTTataaatatatctattttatGGAAAGGCTTCCAGACATAAATGTACTTGGAGCAACAATATGTTCCAAAAGAGATAGTGACACGAAACACATGCTCTACTCATACTATTTAAACGTAATTACACATTCAACTCTTTAAAGTAATGTTTTACCCTCACATCATAACTACAgatttcatatattttatattatttctatCAGAATAGTGCTTTGTTTTACGGTAATTTACTaacatatataatttataaaaattatagtCTATAATAGGAATacactacatatatatatatctgcgAAATAAAAATCTAGATTCCACTGTATGCAAAAATTCAGGTCGGCTCCAATCCTTGTGGTCCCATGCTGATGTCAAGCTGTCCATTCCAGGGAGAAGGAGAGGCTCCATCCACTGACTGATCCTGGGCCAGCAGTGCCGATTTTTCCTCTTGGTTCTTCTTGCCCcgttgtttttctctttcttggtCCCACATTCCCACTTCTGTCATGCTTGAAATTTTGCCCCTTTTCAAAGGCCGGGAAAAGCTGCATGTTGCAGGTGGGCTTTGGAGAGGTTGGCCCTGCTTGTACGGCACGTGTTCTCTTTGTGTGCTTTTTCAGCAATGGGAGAGTTCCTAGGCAAGCAGGGCTCAGTGCGGTCGGGGCGCTTTGTTGGCAAATGAAAAGATGCAAGGAGGTAGAAGACAGCCGCCCGTGGCCCTGCACCTGCTGAGGCGGCAGGAGAGGCAGTGGGACCTTTGCCAAAGCTTTGCAGGCATCCTCTTCTCCTGAAAGCACCAAATGGGGACTGCAAGGTGgttctctgctggcagctgcgagcagcacaagcacagctctgtgctcagagccaTAACTCTTCCCCTTCATCCGGTAAATCCTCAGCAAGAAGGATTCTTCTGAACCACTTGTAGAGAATGTGGTACTCATAGAGAGCATGGGCGTGGGCAGCCGGTTGCTGggccaggtgctggaggagattgtaTGGCTCAGCTCTTTGGACATCTGCGGGTAAGTTGATGTCCTGAGGAAGCCTCTGGTTGCCCACAATGAAGTGGTGGAGGCATTTTGCTCGCAGACATAAGTGCAGGCTGTTGATGATATCCAGCAGTCGTACCACGAGATCTCTCCTGCGCCACTCTGAGACGGGTGTGATGTTGAGCAGGTGCATGACAatggtcttcatggtgtagGTGGAAAAGCTGAAGCCCAGAGGAAGACGGGTGAAGAACTGCAGGCATTTGAGGTGCAGGCTGTCAGGGGGGGCCTGCCTGGCAATGTGCTTGAAGAACTCAACCTCTGCCACAGCGTAGGACTCGGGCCaggttgtgcttgctgtgtagGCCTCTCTAGGCTGGCTGCACACAAAGATGGCTGAGTCACCTCTCCGCACGCCGAAGAACAGCTCAATCCTGAAGCTTTCCTGCCCGTAGGACACCTTGAATTGGCAGGAGCGTGTGGAGGGCATCAGCCTTAAATGCCAGTTGTGTgactgaggcagagctggccagaCTGCTCTCACCAGCTGGTAAAACCAGCGGGCAGTTTTCTGCACGTCGAGGTAGGAGCCGGTGCACAGGGTGTCTaggaggctgggatcctgattgctgctcagctcctcctcggggtggtgcaggaagcacagcatgtcctcagcctgctgctccctgctgcaggtgcactCCAGCTGCACGCGGACACGGAAGTTCCTGACGTGCCTCTGCTCTTCACTGTCCAGCTCCAGGTGGAAGCTGTGGCCCCGGGGAGGAGTCATGGGGATGAGCACGCTGTAGACGACATCCTGCTCACGGGGACTCCAGCCTTcaaaggcactgcccaccccgatgGCTCGTTGCAGGACCGGGTAGAAACTGTTGGCCAAAACATGGCCAAAGTACATGGTATAATTATCCATGAGGTCAGTTATCCactcacagcctctctgcaggtcCTGTACAGGCCACTGGATGCGCTCCATTACaacttctccaaggaaatcatCAAAAtcatcctcttcttcttcttggacTTCATTTGCAGCATCGTTGTTGTTTTCTGCAACTGCAGCCTCATTGACATCTTCATTGCCAACGTTGTCTTCGTCGTTAGCCGCAACATTGCCCGCTTCCTCTTCATCTGCCCCACGGTTGTCTTGTTCAtcctcctctctgctcaggCTGTTTTTCCACCCAATCAACCAGAGGACCAAGAGAAGGGCCAGGAGCACAGCAACAGCTAAAAGCTGCAAGAGCTGCAcctgcttcagctgctcctgggtgagctgttccacctcctgctccagatGAATCCTCTCCCATTCCAGATGCTTTGCACGCTCTTCCATGCGCAGACGTGTTTCCTCATCCAAAGCGTCAGCCACGTGCTGTGGGTACTGGATGAGGCTTTTCAAGAGCATGAAAAGGAATACCATGGGCTCCATGgtctgcaggaggaaggagagaaggcCGTAAGTGGGGCGGGGAGGGAGGATCCTCAGGGATGCGGGCGCAGGAAGGACAGGGCCCCACACAGCCAGCATGCAGGCAGCAAGGCCtgtctccctgccccagcagctccagctccagccctgtggccTGCCCAAGGTTCTCCTAggcggggctgtccctgcacgCAGAGGGAGAAGCCAACCCCAGGTGCAGtgtttctgccccagcccttgttcccagcacagcctccccacCACGTGTGCACTCACCGCTTGCCAAAGCAATGCAAAGCCAGCGTGAGCTGCTGGGGCCTTTCTTTGCTGCCGGCATTGTGACACGtgccctgtgatgtcacacgtGTCACAGCACGTCACAAGCCAGCCAACCACACCCTCTGTCTCCTGAGCCGACTCGTGGCTCAGGCACTCAGAGTGGCCCTGCTTAGAGCTGCCCTTGACTGAAGCTTTTCCAAAGCACTCCCATTGTTGTCTCTTTTGCAATGATTTTCATCTGCCCTTCCTTGGAAATCTGATAGATATCCCTGTTGGAATGCAGCCTTGAGGATCATTGAGTCTGAGCTTTGACTCCTCACTGGTTGAGCTACACTTAAATCTGGAAGCGAGTGTGGTTGAAAAAGTCTCTCACGATCACACAGTGCAACTGCAAACTTCACACTGCCCACTGCTCCAATCGGCCAGCTCCCCAGATGCCACTTCCACATGACGTTCAAACCTTTCTGAGGGTGCTGACTCAGCCATTTCCCCAGGCAATCTGTTCCCAAGCTTGACATCCTTGTTGTTGAAGGAATATTTCCTGGAGAAATCCAAACTAAGCCTCCCGTGGCACAACTTGAGGGCATTTCCTCTGCTCACATTGTTTGTTCCCTGGGCAGATAGAATGGCCCACACTCAGTTACAACCTGCCTTCATCTGCACCGTGCCAGGCCATTGGGCTgtgaaagcagctgctggacAAGGAGAGAAGGGTGGTTCATTTGCACTGCACTTCCCACCATCCAATGGAACAAAATGGGTTCTGGATGGGCAGAAGAGCTTCACATTGCCCATCAGGGTTTCCCTGTGAGGACAAGCTTTATGCCAAACACATCAGCCAAGGGAATTCATCCCTATCAAGgcagaagagaaaagcagatttttccttGTAGAAAATGGGAAGGTTTGGGGTGAAAGTCAGTGCTGGAATGACATGGGATGTCCATGTGGATTTTGCTatcctgcaaggccaccctgtgAAGAGGGGATGGATCTCGGCAGCCATCCAGCTTTGGCCACAGCTTTCTGCCCTTGTGTCTCTGGAGCCTTGGAGGGGAAGGCTGCGCGGCTGGCGGTGCctttcagcagctctcctgctaccagccctggctgccccaagGCTCTTTGGACTCAGcacaggtgctggagcaggaagaaATGATCACCGGGCTTTGGAGACCCCAGAGACAAGTATGGATGATGAGAGTGCAGAGAAGACAGAATCAGCAGTGCACAGCTTCTTCTCTCAGCCATCAATCACAGAAAATTCCAACGTTACTGTTTGGGTTGGGGgtcttttttgtgtttgtttggagCTTTTTCCTCCACGGGAAAACCTGAGGCATTTGCCATATTGTACACCTGGACTGGAGAGGTCCACGCTCAGTGCTGCCTAGATGGAAGTCAGAATTGTGCCTTtgtctctccctttcccctgtTAAGATGTGTCAGTGGGAGGGATTGGTGGGTAGCAGCGTTTCTCTTTTCTCACCTtgtgctcaggagctgggagagccgcccagccccctcccctgtcccagcttgACCCTAGGAGGGTTCTGCAGTAGGGTAAGGTGGCATGGTGCCAGTCTttaagctgccagcactggtgcTAGCCAAGGTGGAAGACTCATCGCTATGGCTTTGAGTTGGCTCACAGCTGCCAGCATCATGGCTGTGTCCCACTCCACATTGGTCCTGCTATCAAGTCGGAGGGCACGAGCATGACTGTGCTAAGTCCATCTGGAAACCATGACTCCATGTGCCACCTCCACACATTGCTGCAGTGCCTCAAGCAATGACAATTCTAGCAATTCCATGGTCAGCTGTTGCCAGTGCTTGACAACTCTTTCAGAGGAGACATTTTATCTTAatacccaatctaaacctctcctggcagaaCTTGAGGCACTTTCCTCTTGTCTTCTCCCCTTGTTTCCTGTGAGCAGAGGGTGACCGGCACCAGCCCTACGCTCctgtctgggagctgcagagagtgaGCAGGTTCCTGTCGGATGCTGCCTGTGACTGCAGCCGTGTGTGCCCCACTCTCAGTGTGGCCAGCACTGgcggccctgctgccctgctccccgaGCCCTGTTCCCGGGCACAGCCGTTCCCTGGCCGGGCACGGCCCcatgagctgctccctgctgcggCCTGGGCTGGCCCCAGAGCAGGGTCCCCCTGCGGGtggccccgggccggccgcgTGTCCCCAGcgggctgtgcctgggcagctgcctcagccGTGAGGGCCGCAGAGCTGCGGGagcccacggctctctgccggccgccctgcagagctcccagctgcagctggcagggcccgAGCGCCCGCCCTGCGCCCTGCCGCAGGCACGGACAGGCCAGGCCccgcttgctgccctcatggcggcactcctggccccagcgctctccagggccttctccaggggcaccttcctgcggcctttgagtccctgcccgggagccagcagagacctgcagaGGGGCTGTTGGCAagggcctgcaggcacagcgCCAGGGCCAGCggcttcccagtgccacaggaagGGCGGCCTTAGGCTGAAGATGGGCAAGGAATTCTGGCCTCAGAGGCTGCTTGGGGCTGGCCCACgctgcccacagaagctgtggctgccccatccctggcagtgttccaggccagcttggatgggccTTGCAGCAACGTGGCCTGgcggaaggtgtccttgcccttGGCAGCCGGGCTGGAACAAGACAACCTCTAAGGggcccttccaagccaaacgtttctgggattctgtgatcagaGGGGCTAGGTGCTGCTCAGCTCAATTTCTGTTTCGAACCAATTCAGCACTCTCAGTTTGATTTCAAGTGGTCTGTTCATGAGCCCAGAATGCACAGTGTGTGGCATTGAATACTACTATGGGCCTGGCTGAGATCAATAAAACCTTGTACACTCTGGATTCtgcaaaattgcattttattgaaaaaaggggaaataatttCCCAGTTTGCCACTCATAAATGCCCTATATCTAGAACATTATTATGGGTCCCAACACACAGAGATACTAGATATGGCTTTACATGTATATAAAAATGATATCATATATGTAATATACTCTAGGCATGTGTTATATAATAGATGTTATACAGTTATGTTCCAGTATAATTTATACACCATATATATATGCTCTGTTTATTATATATGTTataaatatatctattttatGGAAAGGCTTCCAGACATAAATGTACTTGGAGCAACAATATGTTCTAAAAGAGATAGTGACACGAAACACATGCTCTACTCATACTATTTAAACGTAATTACACATTCAACTCTTTAAAGTAATGTTTTACCCTCACATCATAACTACAgatttcatatattttatattatttctatCAGAATAGTGCTTTGTTTTACGGTAATTTACTaacatatataatttataaaaattatagtCTATAATAGGAATacactacatatatatatatctgcgAAATAAAAATCTAGATTCCACTGTATGCAAAAATTCAGGTCGGCTCCAATCCTTGTGGTCCCATGCTGATGTCAAGCTGTCCATTCCAGGGAGAAGGAGAGGCTCCATCCACTGACTGATCCTGGGCCAGCAGTGCCGATTTTTCCTCTTGGTTCTTCTTGCCCcgttgtttttctctttctctgtccCACATTCCCACTTCTGTCATGCTTGAAATTTTGCCCCTTTTCAAAGGCCGGGAAAAGCTGCATGTTGCAGGTGGGCTTTGGAGAGGTTGGCCCTGCTTGTACGGCACGTGTTCTCTTTGTGTGCTTTTTCAGCAATGGGAGAGTTCCTAGGCAAGCAGGGCTCAGTGCGGTCGGGGCGCTTTGTTGGCAAATGAAAAGATGCAAGGAGGTAGAAGACAGCCGCCCGTGGCCCTGCACCTGCTGAGGCGGCAGGAGAGGCAGTGGGACCTTTGCCAAAGCTTTGCAGGCATCCTCTTCTCCTGAAAGCACCAAATGGGGACTGCAAGGTGgttctctgctggcagctgcgagcagcacaagcacagctctgtgctcagagccaTAACTCTTCCCCTTCATCCGGTAAATCCTCAGCAAGAAGGATTCTTCTGAACCACTTGTAGAGAATGTGGTACTCATAGAGAGCATGGGCGTGGGCAGCCGGTTGCTGggccaggtgctggaggagattgtaTGGCTCAGCTCTTTGGACATCTGCGGGTAAGTTGATGTCCTGAGGAAGCCTCTGGTTGCCCACAATGAAGTGGTGGAGGCATTTTGCTCGCAGACATAAGTGCAGGCTGTTGATGATATCCAGCAGTCGTACCACGAGATCTCTCCTGCGCCACTCTGAGACGGGTGTGATGTTGAGCAGGTGCATGACAatggtcttcatggtgtagGTGGAAAAGCTGAAGCCCAGAGGAAGACGGGTGAAGAACTGCAGGCATTTGAGGTGCAGGCTGTCAGGGGGGGCCTGCCTGGCAATGTGCTTGAAGAACTCAACCTCTGCCACAGCGTAGGACTCGGGCCaggttgtgcttgctgtgtagGCCTCTCTAGGCTGGCTGCACACAAAGATGGCTGAGTCACCTCTCCGCACGCCAAAGAACAGCTCAATCCTGAAGCTTTCCTGCCCGTAGGACACCTTGAATTGGCAGGAGCGTGTGGAGGGCATCAGCCTTAAATGCCAGTTGTGTgactgaggcagagctggccagaCTGCTCTCACCAGCTGGTAAAACCAGCGGGCAGTTTTCTGCACGTCGAGGTAGGAGCCGGTGCACAGGGTGTCTaggaggctgggatcctgattgctgctcagctcctcctcggggtggtgcaggaagcacagcatgtcctcagcctgctgctccctgctgcaggtgcactCCAGCTGCACGCGGACACGGAAGTTCCTGACGTGCCTCTGCTCTTCACTGTCCAGCTCCAGGTGGAAGCTGTGGCCCCGGGGAGGAGTCATGGGGATGAGCACGCTGTAGACGACATCCTGCTCACGGGGACTCCAGCCTTcaaaggcactgcccaccccgatgGCTCGTTGCAGGACCGGGTAGAAACTGTTGGCCAAAACATGGCCAAAGTACATGGTATAATTATCCATGAGGTCAGTTATCCactcacagcctct is part of the Passer domesticus isolate bPasDom1 chromosome 6, bPasDom1.hap1, whole genome shotgun sequence genome and harbors:
- the LOC135301993 gene encoding inositol 1,4,5-trisphosphate receptor-interacting protein-like 1, whose translation is MTEVGMWDREREKQRGKKNQEEKSALLAQDQPLPTAPLQVSAGSRAGTQRPQEGAPGEGPGERWGQECRHEGSKRGLACPCLRQGAGRALGPCQLQLGALQGGRQRAVGSRSSAALTAEAAAQTMEPMVFLFMLLKSLIQYPQHVADALDEETRLRMEERAKHLEWERIHLEQEVEQLTQEQLKQVEEDEQDNRGADEEEAGNVAANDEDNVGNEDVNEAAVAENNNDAANEVQEEEEDDFDDFLGEVVMERIQWPVQDLQRGCEWITDLMDNYTMYFGHVLANSFYPVLQRAIGVGSAFEGWSPREQDVVYSVLIPMTPPRGHSFHLELDSEEQRHVRNFRVRVQLECTCSREQQAEDMLCFLHHPEEELSSNQDPSLLDTLCTGSYLDVQKTARWFYQLVRAVWPALPQSHNWHLRLMPSTRSCQFKVSYGQESFRIELFFGVRRGDSAIFVCSQPREAYTASTTWPESYAVAEVEFFKHIARQAPPDSLHLKCLQFFTRLPLGFSFSTYTMKTIVMHLLNITPVSEWRRRDLVVRLLDIINSLHLCLRAKCLHHFIVGNQRLPQDINLPADVQRAEPYNLLQHLAQQPAAHAHALYEYHILYKWFRRILLAEDLPDEGEELWL